The following DNA comes from Paraburkholderia sp. PGU19.
TCGCTCCACTCCAAAGAGAATGTCCGCACGGCCAGTGCCTTTCGCAGTCAGATCACGCGCCGATCGCGTGCCGGATGGTCTCTGCCAGTTCCGCCGCCTGGAATTTGGCCACATAGCCGTTGGCACCCGCGTTTCGCACGTGCGCTTCATTTGCCGCGCCCGTAAGCGACGAATGGATCACGACGGGGATATCCCGTGTGCGTTCGTCCGCCCTGATACGCCGCGTCAGCGTGAAGCCATCCACTTCGGGCATCTCCAGGTCGGTGAGCACCATCGATACAGCATCACGCAAGCGCGTTTTGTTCCGCTTTGCCTCATCGGCAAGCTTGATGAGAATCTGCCACGCTTCCTCGCCCGTCTTGGCCATGATGCATTCGGCGCCGATGTCGCCGAGCGCCTGCTGAATCATGGTGCGCGCGAGTCCCGAGTCGTCTGCCGCGAGGATTCGGGTGCCCGGCGGCACCTGAAACGCGGCGGTTTCCGGGGCCGCCGAGTCATGCTGATGGGCGGGAAGCACGTCACGCAAGACCTGCTCGACGTCAACCACTTGAGCCAGTCGCGAATCCCCCGTGTTGCCGTCGATCCTTGCAATGCTGGTGACGAGCCCCGACCCGGCCGCCGCCTCAGCCGGAAGCACCTGATTCCAGTCCAGCCGCACGATGTCGTCCACTTCCTGCACAGCGAATCCCTGCGTCGTGCGGGCGAACTCGGTAACGAGCAGGATGTTCAGGCCACGCGTGGGTTCGCAGCCCATCAGCTGCGGCAAGTCCACCACCGGGATGATCTGCCCGCGAATGTTGACCGCGCCCATCACACAGCGGGACGCGCCAACGATGGGCGTGATGACGGGCATCGTGAGAATTTCGCGGACCTTGAACACGTTGATACCGTACAGCTCGTGCGCGCTGTCGCCCGGCACGGTGCCGAGCCTGAAAAGGAGCAGTTCGAACTGGTTTGAACTGGTCAGGGTCGTGCGGGCTTCATTCGATTGGTGGTCCATCACTTGGCTCTGTGGGTTTCACGGGCGCGAAGCATGCGTTTCCCGGTCACTTGTATATCGGCGGGGCCGCGGAAAACATGAACGTCCGCGATACGCTCCCCGTAACCCTCTATCACCACCCTTTACCCGCCACACAACTAATTTGCAAATACCTGCCATACGCGTAAAATACATTT
Coding sequences within:
- a CDS encoding chemotaxis protein; this encodes MDHQSNEARTTLTSSNQFELLLFRLGTVPGDSAHELYGINVFKVREILTMPVITPIVGASRCVMGAVNIRGQIIPVVDLPQLMGCEPTRGLNILLVTEFARTTQGFAVQEVDDIVRLDWNQVLPAEAAAGSGLVTSIARIDGNTGDSRLAQVVDVEQVLRDVLPAHQHDSAAPETAAFQVPPGTRILAADDSGLARTMIQQALGDIGAECIMAKTGEEAWQILIKLADEAKRNKTRLRDAVSMVLTDLEMPEVDGFTLTRRIRADERTRDIPVVIHSSLTGAANEAHVRNAGANGYVAKFQAAELAETIRHAIGA